The following proteins are co-located in the Doryrhamphus excisus isolate RoL2022-K1 chromosome 15, RoL_Dexc_1.0, whole genome shotgun sequence genome:
- the LOC131102904 gene encoding nuclear distribution protein nudE homolog 1-like: protein MTDPETPEFGSLKEELDYWKEQAARHQQSSEEAGEELREFQQMSRDYEAELEAELKVCETRNRELLSSNNRLRMELENYKEKYETQHSEACRQISVLEGELAEATSVRDQLHKYIRELEQANDDLERTKRATIMSLDDFELRMNQVIERNAFLESELDEKENLLESVQRLKDEARDLKQELAVQQKQQIPDRSRPTLNGVTREPSSTTTTSAPTAPYPTPPLTPPATPARPPSTPEQTSTRRGESPLTTSARISALNIVGELLRKVGNLESKLALCRDYVHDQPLGRRIHVSNGQGPAAGLN from the exons ATGACGGATCCGGAGACTCCTGAGTTTGGGTCCTTGAAGGAAGAACTGGACTACTGGAAGGAGCAGGCTGCCAGGCACCAGCAGAG CTCTGAGGAGGCCGGCGAGGAGCTGCGGGAGTTTCAGCAGATGAGTCGAGACTACGAAGCCGAGCTGGAAGCCGAGCTGAAAGTGTGCGAGACGCGAAACCGGGAGCTCCTCTCCTCCAACAACCGCCTCCGCATGGAGCTGGAAAACTACAAG GAAAAGTACGAGACGCAGCACTCTGAGGCCTGCCGTCAGATCTCCGTCCTGGAGGGCGAGCTGGCCGAGGCCACGTCGGTCCGAGACCAGCTCCACAAGTACATCAGGGAGCTGGAGCAGGCCAACGATGACCTGGAGAGGACTAAGAG GGCCACCATCATGTCACTGGACGACTTTGAGCTGAGGATGAACCAGGTCATCGAGAGAAACGCCTTCCTGGAGAGCGAGCTGGACGAGAAGGAGAATCTTCTGGAGTCGGTCCAGAGGCTGAAGGACGAGGCGCGAG ACCTGAAGCAGGAGCTGGCGgtgcagcagaagcagcagatACCCGACAGGTCCAGACCCACCCTCAACGGCGTGACCAGAGAACcttcatcaacaacaacaacctccGCCCCCACGGCGCCTTACCCCACCCCGCCCCTCACGCCTCCAGCCACGCCCGCCAGACCGCCAAGCACACCTGAGCAGACCTCCACCAGAAGAG GTGAAAGTCCTCTGACCACCTCGGCCAGGATCTCCGCGCTCAACATCGTCGGCGAGCTCCTCAGGAAAGTCGGG AATCTGGAGTCCAAGCTGGCGTTGTGCAGAGATTACGTCCACGATCAGCCGCTAGGCCGCAGAATCCACGTCAGCAATGGACAGGGTCCGGCAGCCGGCCTTAACTAA
- the LOC131102918 gene encoding mpv17-like protein isoform X2, whose amino-acid sequence MRRAVLREAAKRFPWLANVTLYGCLFAGGDLAHQLMAHKERLDWQHTRNVAVVAITFHGNFNYFWMRALERRFPGKSAGMLFRKLLLDQSFASPLATSVFYTGVSFLEGKEDIFEDWREKFFNTWKTGLMYWPFMQFLNFALMPLHMRTAFMGCCAFLWATFLCFSRQDGDGTATVALAFIMDPRKTLEDMREARLARKRKRTQREN is encoded by the exons ATGAGGAGGGCCGTGCTGCGGGAGGCCGCCAAGCGCTTCCCCTGGCTGGCCAATGTCACCCTTTACGGCTGCCTGTTTGCCGGCGGGGACCTGGCGCACCAGCTGATGGCGCACAAGGAGCGCCTGGACTGGCAGCACACGCGCAACGTAGCCGTGGTGGCCATCACCTTCCACGGGAACTTCAATTACTTCTGGATGAGGGCCCTGGAGCGACGCTTCCCCGGGAAGTCTGCCGGGATGCTGTTCCGGAAACTGCTCCTGGACCAAAGCTTTGCGTCGCCTCTGGCCACCAGCGTCTTCTACACCG GGGTCAGCTTCCTGGAGGGCAAAGAGGACATCTTTGAGGACTGGCGGGAGAAGTTCTTCAACACGTGGAAG ACTGGACTCATGTACTGGCCTTTCATGCAG TTCCTAAACTTTGCGCTGATGCCACTGCACATGCGCACGGCCTTCATGGGCTGCTGCGCCTTCCTGTGGGCCACCTTCCTGTGCTTCTCACGCCAGGATGGTGACGGCACGGCCACCGTGGCCCTGGCCTTCATCATGGACCCCCGGAAGACTCTGGAGGACATGCGTGAGGCTCGCCTGGCCCGGAAAAGGAAACGAACGCAGAGGGAGAACTAG
- the LOC131102918 gene encoding mpv17-like protein isoform X1, with product MRRAVLREAAKRFPWLANVTLYGCLFAGGDLAHQLMAHKERLDWQHTRNVAVVAITFHGNFNYFWMRALERRFPGKSAGMLFRKLLLDQSFASPLATSVFYTGVSFLEGKEDIFEDWREKFFNTWKTGLMYWPFMQVSPYLSVHVCGVRSLCRPAYSLGLLGHVTVINDANKCVSTVPKLCADATAHAHGLHGLLRLPVGHLPVLLTPGW from the exons ATGAGGAGGGCCGTGCTGCGGGAGGCCGCCAAGCGCTTCCCCTGGCTGGCCAATGTCACCCTTTACGGCTGCCTGTTTGCCGGCGGGGACCTGGCGCACCAGCTGATGGCGCACAAGGAGCGCCTGGACTGGCAGCACACGCGCAACGTAGCCGTGGTGGCCATCACCTTCCACGGGAACTTCAATTACTTCTGGATGAGGGCCCTGGAGCGACGCTTCCCCGGGAAGTCTGCCGGGATGCTGTTCCGGAAACTGCTCCTGGACCAAAGCTTTGCGTCGCCTCTGGCCACCAGCGTCTTCTACACCG GGGTCAGCTTCCTGGAGGGCAAAGAGGACATCTTTGAGGACTGGCGGGAGAAGTTCTTCAACACGTGGAAG ACTGGACTCATGTACTGGCCTTTCATGCAGGTATCCCCGTATCTATCTGTCCATGTGTGTGGTGTCAGGTCCTTGTGCAGGCCCGCCTACTCACTAGGGCTTCTAGGACACGTGACGgtcattaatgatgctaacaagTGTGTGTCCACAGTTCCTAAACTTTGCGCTGATGCCACTGCACATGCGCACGGCCTTCATGGGCTGCTGCGCCTTCCTGTGGGCCACCTTCCTGTGCTTCTCACGCCAGGATGGTGA